The Niastella koreensis GR20-10 genome includes a window with the following:
- a CDS encoding polyprenyl synthetase family protein, with protein MQNFESLSKQFSNYFNVRHFPKEPATLYDADEYFLSLGGKRVRPVMCLMGNELFDEISKDAWPVAAAIELFHNFTLIHDDIMDKAPLRRNKPTVHAKYGESTALLSGDVMLIVAYDYLNKVSNDYLHKVIHLFNQTAKEVCEGQQMDMDFEKQEVVKMDEYIRMIELKTSVLLAASLRLGAILGGAGQANQEHIYAFGRNLGIAFQIQDDYLDCYGDPAKFGKQPGGDIMSNKKTFLMIKALESANPAQLKELKRLMQENPEDKVARVLSVFDDCGVNKWAAGLKEKYIAEAFEHLEEMAVLTSRKEPLRELAHFLVQREH; from the coding sequence ATGCAGAATTTCGAAAGCCTTTCAAAACAATTCAGCAACTACTTTAACGTAAGACACTTTCCAAAGGAACCCGCAACATTATACGATGCCGATGAATATTTTTTAAGCCTGGGTGGCAAACGTGTACGCCCGGTGATGTGTTTAATGGGCAATGAATTGTTCGATGAGATCAGTAAAGATGCATGGCCGGTGGCAGCAGCCATTGAACTGTTTCACAACTTCACGCTTATTCACGACGACATAATGGATAAGGCGCCCCTGCGCCGCAACAAGCCCACCGTGCATGCAAAGTATGGCGAGTCAACTGCTTTGCTTTCCGGCGATGTAATGCTTATTGTAGCGTATGATTATCTGAACAAAGTAAGCAACGATTACCTGCACAAAGTGATACACCTGTTTAATCAGACTGCCAAAGAAGTGTGCGAAGGACAGCAGATGGATATGGATTTTGAAAAACAGGAAGTGGTGAAAATGGATGAGTACATCCGCATGATTGAATTAAAAACTTCTGTACTGCTGGCTGCCAGTCTTCGCCTGGGTGCTATTTTAGGCGGGGCCGGACAAGCCAACCAGGAACACATCTACGCTTTTGGCCGCAACCTGGGTATTGCTTTTCAGATCCAGGACGATTACCTGGATTGTTATGGTGATCCTGCCAAGTTTGGTAAACAACCCGGCGGCGATATCATGTCCAATAAAAAAACCTTCTTAATGATCAAGGCGCTGGAATCGGCTAACCCCGCCCAGTTAAAAGAATTAAAACGCCTGATGCAGGAGAACCCGGAAGATAAGGTGGCCAGGGTATTATCGGTTTTTGATGATTGTGGGGTAAACAAATGGGCAGCAGGTCTTAAGGAAAAATACATTGCCGAAGCCTTTGAACACCTCGAAGAAATGGCGGTGCTTACTTCCCGTAAAGAACCATTGCGGGAGTTAGCTCATTTTCTGGTACAAAGAGAACATTAA
- a CDS encoding dihydroneopterin aldolase, whose amino-acid sequence MVVIELNQVKLRAFHGVYEGEKLTGSEYEVNVRVVYEEGDSTFDDLKNTINYVEILDIVKQRMRIPTGLLEKVADSIIRKIRHQYPFSTEISISIYKLDAPVENFQGKLGVTLHKKFDG is encoded by the coding sequence ATGGTTGTTATCGAATTAAATCAGGTAAAGCTTCGTGCATTTCATGGCGTTTATGAAGGGGAAAAACTCACAGGCAGTGAATATGAAGTAAATGTGCGGGTAGTGTATGAAGAAGGCGACAGCACATTTGACGATTTAAAAAATACGATCAATTACGTTGAAATTCTCGATATTGTAAAGCAACGGATGCGGATCCCTACAGGTCTTTTGGAAAAGGTGGCAGATAGCATTATCCGTAAGATCAGGCATCAGTATCCATTTAGTACCGAGATCAGTATTTCAATCTATAAATTAGATGCCCCGGTGGAAAATTTCCAGGGAAAATTAGGCGTTACATTACATAAGAAATTTGATGGGTAA
- a CDS encoding 5-formyltetrahydrofolate cyclo-ligase, translating into MIKNTVRKEFLQRRMNLPEDELQQKTALIASNFRKLELPSVNYLLSYHPLVNRHEFDVSVCEEILKEQNLIMRVGWPKIHIDLLDMEAVLVEKDGLFIKNKFNILEPIGGVIIPPQQIDLFFVPLVAFDERGYRVGYGKGYYDRYLAKCRPEAIKIGFSFFEAVEYIEDIDEFDVPLNFCITPHRIYEF; encoded by the coding sequence ATGATAAAAAATACCGTTAGAAAAGAATTTTTACAGCGCCGGATGAACTTGCCGGAAGATGAGCTGCAACAAAAAACTGCGTTGATCGCTTCTAACTTCAGGAAACTGGAACTTCCATCAGTTAATTATTTGTTATCGTATCATCCATTGGTAAACCGGCATGAGTTTGACGTGTCTGTTTGTGAAGAAATTCTGAAAGAACAGAACCTGATCATGCGGGTGGGGTGGCCCAAAATTCATATAGACCTGCTTGATATGGAAGCTGTGCTGGTTGAAAAAGACGGGCTTTTTATAAAAAACAAATTCAATATCCTGGAGCCCATCGGTGGCGTTATAATTCCACCGCAGCAAATAGATCTTTTCTTTGTTCCCCTGGTAGCTTTTGATGAACGCGGGTACCGGGTTGGTTATGGTAAAGGGTATTATGACCGGTACCTGGCGAAGTGCCGGCCGGAGGCTATTAAGATCGGTTTCTCATTTTTCGAGGCGGTAGAATACATTGAGGACATCGACGAATTTGATGTACCTTTAAATTTTTGCATTACACCGCATCGTATATATGAATTTTAA
- the rnr gene encoding ribonuclease R, which produces MSRKQAKKKKKKDASSQHTLKGVLDITRSGIGYVIVDNLPNDILVRPADFNTALHGDTVRVRVLSSSAKKSGRQQGAIVDVLQRKQMEFLGKIEIGKSAAFFTADTEKPMPDFFIPETALNGAKDGDRVIVRITEWEKQKKPVGAVIQIMEAGNEGDMAMKEILMENGFPLFFPENVIEETERIPDTISPDEIKLRRDVREVLTFTIDPVDARDFDDALSIRLLKNGLYEIGVHIADVSHFVEPDTALDKEAYDRATSVYLPDRVAPMLPERISNELCSLRPHEDKLTFSAIFQITDAGEISQYWLGKTVIHSDHRFTYEEVQEIIEKGEGLYQGEILLLNKLAQQFRAKRFNKGAINFSSQEVRFKLDETGKPIGIMVKESKEAHQLIEEFMLLANRIVAENVGKVKVNKKDLPFPYRVHDTPDEQKLAPFVEFAKKYGHTFDTSTPEGIAASFNQMLQDVQGKPEQHVLEQLGIRTMAKAIYTTENIGHYGLGFKQYCHFTSPIRRYPDVMVHRILQDVLKGNPEPEKKLEQKCKHCSEKERSAMEAERAANKYKQVEYMKEFLGEEFEGVISGVASFGFWVETIEHKCEGLVSINSLLDYDDFRHIESDYSLVGMRSGRKFAMGDKVRIKVVAANLTKRQLDYEWVITAGLKSSQVTPGAQATPGTPQEQPKRPTEKKPAGGRSKYIPAKKKGGKK; this is translated from the coding sequence ATGAGCAGGAAACAAGCTAAGAAGAAAAAGAAGAAAGACGCTTCCTCGCAACACACCTTGAAAGGTGTTTTAGATATTACCCGGTCAGGCATCGGGTATGTAATTGTCGATAATCTTCCGAATGATATACTCGTGCGCCCGGCAGATTTTAATACTGCCCTGCACGGCGATACGGTACGTGTACGCGTATTAAGCAGCTCCGCTAAAAAAAGCGGCCGTCAGCAGGGAGCCATTGTAGATGTGTTACAGCGTAAACAAATGGAGTTCCTGGGTAAAATTGAAATAGGCAAATCGGCTGCATTCTTTACCGCAGATACCGAAAAGCCCATGCCCGATTTCTTCATTCCCGAAACAGCATTGAATGGCGCCAAAGACGGCGACCGCGTAATTGTTCGGATCACCGAATGGGAGAAGCAAAAGAAACCGGTAGGCGCCGTTATCCAGATCATGGAAGCCGGTAACGAAGGCGATATGGCCATGAAGGAGATCCTGATGGAAAACGGGTTCCCTTTATTTTTCCCCGAAAATGTGATTGAAGAAACCGAAAGGATCCCCGATACCATTTCTCCCGACGAAATCAAATTAAGAAGAGATGTGCGCGAAGTGCTCACCTTCACCATTGACCCGGTTGACGCCAGGGACTTTGATGATGCCCTGAGTATTCGGTTGCTCAAAAACGGTTTGTACGAAATTGGCGTACACATTGCCGATGTGAGCCATTTTGTAGAACCCGATACCGCGTTGGACAAAGAAGCCTACGATCGCGCTACCTCTGTGTATTTGCCCGATCGCGTTGCGCCCATGTTGCCCGAACGCATCTCTAATGAATTGTGTTCTTTACGTCCGCATGAAGATAAACTGACCTTCTCCGCTATTTTTCAAATAACCGATGCGGGTGAAATAAGTCAGTACTGGTTAGGTAAAACGGTTATCCACAGCGATCACCGGTTTACGTATGAAGAAGTGCAGGAGATCATTGAAAAAGGCGAAGGCCTGTACCAGGGCGAAATATTGTTATTGAACAAGCTCGCCCAGCAGTTCCGCGCCAAACGTTTTAATAAAGGCGCTATTAATTTCTCTTCGCAGGAAGTACGCTTCAAGCTCGATGAAACCGGTAAGCCCATCGGCATTATGGTGAAAGAAAGCAAGGAAGCGCACCAGCTGATTGAAGAGTTCATGCTGCTGGCCAACCGTATTGTGGCGGAAAATGTTGGTAAGGTAAAGGTGAATAAAAAAGACCTGCCCTTCCCGTACCGCGTGCACGATACGCCCGATGAACAAAAGCTGGCGCCGTTTGTGGAGTTTGCCAAAAAGTATGGCCATACCTTCGATACCAGCACACCCGAAGGCATTGCCGCATCGTTTAACCAGATGTTGCAGGATGTGCAGGGCAAACCCGAACAACATGTTTTGGAGCAACTGGGTATCCGCACCATGGCAAAAGCCATTTATACCACGGAAAATATCGGGCACTATGGTTTAGGATTTAAACAATATTGCCACTTTACCTCGCCTATCCGCCGTTACCCAGACGTGATGGTGCACCGCATATTGCAGGATGTGCTGAAAGGAAACCCAGAGCCTGAGAAAAAGCTGGAGCAGAAATGTAAACACTGCAGTGAGAAAGAACGTTCGGCTATGGAAGCAGAACGCGCGGCCAACAAATACAAGCAGGTGGAATACATGAAGGAATTCCTCGGTGAAGAATTTGAAGGCGTTATCAGTGGCGTGGCCTCCTTTGGCTTTTGGGTAGAAACCATCGAGCACAAGTGCGAAGGTTTGGTAAGCATCAACAGCCTGTTGGATTACGATGATTTTCGCCATATAGAAAGCGATTACAGCCTGGTTGGCATGCGCAGTGGCCGTAAGTTTGCCATGGGCGATAAGGTGCGCATAAAAGTGGTGGCAGCCAATTTAACCAAACGCCAGCTCGATTATGAATGGGTTATTACCGCAGGGCTGAAGAGCAGTCAGGTAACTCCCGGAGCGCAGGCAACGCCTGGAACTCCTCAGGAGCAACCCAAGCGTCCAACTGAAAAGAAACCAGCTGGTGGAAGGAGTAAGTATATTCCGGCAAAGAAGAAAGGGGGGAAGAAGTAG
- a CDS encoding tetratricopeptide repeat protein — MGKLGSTIGLLLLLILPFENNAQDINGQLKDAQQLESAFKEPEALQKYLDVVRTQPTNLTALIKISELYSILGKHQGTKDKQKEYYSNARVYAQKALAVNANSSDANVVMALAMGRMALISSGDDKIKAVKDVKTYSEKAVQLDPNNFKAYHVLAKWHYEVSDLNSVEKWLVKVAYEALPKASLDEAIRYYEKSRQLNPAFLLNYLELAKSYHRKDNDKKAVELLDTMLKMPVKMSEDNNIKAKGKKLLEDYKD, encoded by the coding sequence ATGGGTAAACTAGGAAGTACAATAGGGCTGTTGCTTTTGTTAATCCTGCCATTTGAAAACAATGCACAGGATATCAACGGGCAGTTGAAGGATGCTCAACAGCTGGAAAGTGCTTTTAAAGAGCCCGAAGCCCTTCAAAAGTACCTCGACGTGGTTCGCACGCAACCCACTAATTTAACTGCCCTTATCAAGATCAGCGAACTGTACAGCATCCTGGGCAAACACCAGGGAACAAAAGATAAACAAAAAGAATATTACTCGAACGCCCGCGTGTACGCGCAAAAGGCTTTGGCGGTAAACGCCAATAGTTCCGATGCCAATGTGGTTATGGCGCTGGCCATGGGCCGCATGGCGCTCATCTCCTCTGGCGACGACAAAATAAAAGCGGTAAAAGATGTAAAAACCTATTCAGAAAAAGCCGTTCAGCTCGATCCCAATAATTTCAAAGCCTACCATGTGCTGGCCAAATGGCATTATGAAGTAAGCGATCTGAACTCCGTAGAAAAATGGCTGGTAAAAGTAGCTTATGAAGCCCTGCCCAAAGCCAGCCTGGATGAAGCCATCAGGTATTACGAAAAAAGCCGCCAGCTCAATCCCGCCTTCTTATTAAACTACCTCGAACTGGCCAAATCATACCACCGTAAAGACAATGATAAAAAGGCGGTGGAACTGCTGGACACCATGCTCAAAATGCCGGTTAAAATGAGCGAAGACAACAATATAAAAGCCAAGGGTAAGAAGTTGCTTGAAGATTACAAAGACTAA
- the lpxK gene encoding tetraacyldisaccharide 4'-kinase: MNFNAPLLRPFRILLFPFSLIYGAAIWLRNLLYDKKILRSTGFNLPIICIGNLSVGGTGKSPMVEWIVKFLHPQMEVAILSRGYKRRTKGYALAGATTTALDIGDEPMQFHQKFPEVSIAVGEERIVAIPQLLHDRPNTRVVILDDAFQHRAIKAGLNIVLTNYDNLFTRDWVLPTGDLRDERRSYKRADVIVVTKCPVVLSVEEKLAFKQEIKPLSHQQLFFTTIRYGLPYHIISKKEVSLNTSTEVLLVSGIANPLPLKKYLQDATKTYYEILYGDHHIFRIDDWNEIVKRFNNIPAENKIILTTEKDAVRLIKFGQTLQDYPIYVIPIEIQFLFNEGHQFIDIISKFITDFSITN, encoded by the coding sequence ATGAATTTTAATGCTCCGTTGCTGCGCCCTTTCCGCATATTGTTGTTCCCTTTTTCCCTGATCTATGGTGCCGCAATATGGTTACGTAACTTGTTGTACGACAAAAAGATACTTAGGTCAACCGGTTTTAATCTGCCAATAATCTGCATCGGTAACCTGTCTGTGGGCGGCACTGGTAAAAGTCCCATGGTAGAATGGATCGTAAAATTCCTGCACCCCCAAATGGAAGTGGCCATTTTGAGCCGCGGGTATAAACGCCGCACCAAAGGTTATGCACTGGCGGGTGCCACTACAACAGCCCTCGATATTGGCGATGAACCCATGCAGTTTCATCAAAAATTTCCCGAAGTAAGCATTGCCGTAGGCGAAGAAAGGATTGTGGCCATACCGCAATTACTGCACGACAGGCCCAATACCAGGGTGGTTATACTCGACGATGCTTTTCAGCACCGCGCTATTAAAGCAGGCTTGAATATTGTATTAACCAATTACGACAACCTGTTTACCCGCGACTGGGTATTGCCAACCGGCGACCTGCGCGATGAACGGCGGTCGTACAAACGGGCCGATGTGATTGTGGTTACCAAATGCCCGGTGGTGTTGTCGGTAGAAGAAAAGCTGGCGTTTAAACAGGAAATAAAACCGCTGTCACACCAGCAGTTGTTCTTTACCACTATACGATATGGATTGCCTTATCACATTATCAGTAAAAAAGAAGTATCGCTGAATACATCTACCGAAGTGTTGCTGGTAAGCGGGATAGCCAATCCGTTGCCTTTGAAAAAATATTTACAGGATGCTACAAAAACCTACTACGAGATATTATACGGCGACCACCACATATTTCGCATCGACGATTGGAACGAGATCGTAAAACGGTTTAATAACATCCCCGCAGAAAACAAAATTATACTTACTACTGAAAAGGATGCCGTTCGCCTCATAAAATTTGGACAAACCTTGCAAGATTACCCCATATACGTAATACCCATTGAAATCCAATTCCTTTTTAATGAGGGGCATCAGTTTATTGATATTATCAGTAAATTCATTACTGATTTCAGTATCACGAATTAA
- a CDS encoding DUF3822 family protein, with protein sequence MLKANFDIVPELRDSEELRNSQLLIEVGEKMFSFVIYNKEQKRFVGLRQYNLDYTPGKTMLENLLEIVTNDEWLQSQFKEAFIIYNYTDSNFLPEKVFHIELNQPVTEVLYGNARKGLLLSEKVIGYKMYNIYRVPREIHALLQRKFSSGNYWHYYTLMLYDQQTQPSAGEQVIKMVMRADQFLVAVYNGEQIQLIQSYAYQTPDDVSYYLLGICNKFKISQDKVTLIVSGLLDEQSRLYQELLKYFLQVQWDRMPDTIKLGQVFSSYPIHYFSPLLKMALCV encoded by the coding sequence ATGCTAAAGGCAAACTTTGATATTGTTCCTGAATTGAGGGATTCCGAAGAGCTTCGAAACAGCCAGCTGTTGATTGAAGTGGGGGAGAAAATGTTCAGCTTTGTTATCTACAACAAAGAACAAAAACGTTTTGTGGGGCTTAGGCAGTACAACCTCGATTATACGCCGGGCAAAACCATGCTGGAAAACCTGCTGGAAATTGTAACCAACGACGAGTGGTTGCAATCGCAGTTTAAGGAAGCCTTTATCATTTACAATTACACCGACAGTAATTTTTTACCGGAAAAGGTTTTTCACATTGAACTGAACCAGCCGGTAACAGAGGTCTTATACGGAAATGCCAGGAAGGGCTTGTTGTTGAGCGAAAAGGTGATTGGCTATAAAATGTATAACATTTACCGGGTGCCCCGCGAAATACATGCCCTGTTGCAACGCAAATTCTCCAGCGGCAACTACTGGCACTATTATACACTGATGTTGTACGATCAGCAAACGCAGCCTTCGGCGGGTGAGCAGGTAATAAAAATGGTAATGCGGGCCGATCAGTTTTTGGTAGCCGTATACAATGGCGAGCAAATACAACTGATCCAGTCCTATGCCTACCAAACGCCCGACGATGTATCGTACTACCTGCTGGGCATTTGCAACAAGTTTAAGATCAGCCAGGATAAAGTAACGTTGATAGTTTCCGGTTTGCTGGATGAGCAATCACGCCTGTACCAGGAACTGCTGAAATATTTCCTGCAGGTGCAGTGGGACCGCATGCCCGATACCATTAAGCTGGGCCAGGTTTTCTCGTCGTATCCCATCCATTACTTTTCACCGCTTTTGAAAATGGCATTATGCGTATAA
- the bioD gene encoding dethiobiotin synthase: MEKIFVTGIGTGIGKTFVSAIIAKALNADYWKPIQAGFEDGTDSEWVSRWLKESGSVIHPEVYRLTKPASPHIAAREEGITIDIQHIRQRIPNINRTLLIEGAGGLLVPLNNTTFVADLIKALDAKVILVSRNYLGSINHSLLTARVCRELQIPVIGWVFNDQYLDYEDEIVQWSNFPRIASIPYSDNVNGTFINSQAAAISKQLKELL; this comes from the coding sequence ATGGAGAAGATCTTCGTTACCGGCATTGGTACCGGAATAGGAAAAACCTTCGTTTCCGCCATCATAGCCAAAGCATTGAATGCCGATTACTGGAAGCCCATCCAGGCCGGATTTGAAGACGGTACGGATAGTGAGTGGGTATCGCGGTGGTTAAAAGAAAGCGGTTCGGTTATTCACCCAGAGGTGTACCGCCTTACCAAACCCGCCTCGCCACATATTGCCGCCCGCGAGGAAGGAATTACCATTGATATTCAACATATTCGCCAGCGAATTCCAAATATAAACCGCACTTTACTCATCGAAGGGGCGGGGGGATTACTGGTTCCGCTAAATAATACTACCTTTGTAGCTGATTTGATTAAAGCGCTGGACGCTAAAGTAATCCTGGTTAGCCGTAATTACCTTGGTAGCATAAACCATTCTTTGTTAACCGCGCGGGTGTGCCGCGAGCTGCAAATACCGGTAATTGGCTGGGTTTTTAACGACCAATACCTTGATTATGAAGATGAGATAGTACAATGGAGCAACTTTCCCAGGATAGCATCAATTCCCTATTCTGACAACGTAAACGGGACATTTATCAATTCTCAGGCAGCTGCTATTTCAAAGCAACTGAAAGAACTACTATGA
- a CDS encoding MATE family efflux transporter, translated as MSTLSKNTAFQVQLTTRQIIKMAAPISFSILIPQVNFVTNNIFLGHYSKGALAIAGLTGVYYLVFSAIGYGLNNGLQALIARRAGENRPEEIGKLFSQAVFIGLFTSLLGIVLTYTATPHLFSLFIDEPARLQQAVSFCKIRIWGLPFLYVYQMRNALLVGTNQSKYLVGGALAEAITNILLDYLLIFGRGGFTEMGLNGAAVSSIVAEFTGLLVVYLVIWKKGISNQLHLVKNFGWDGYNAKLIFLMAAPLIFQHGISLLSWEYFFLLIDAHGEIALAVSNTMRNILGLAGIVIWAFGSTTNAMVANIIGQGKQELVWPLIKKMIRLSLGSAFLIFIFLNLFPGLLFSVYGQSGEFVAQAIPVVRVMSAAILMMSIAVVFLNAVVGSGNTRISMLAEMFAIVLYCVYIYLTLDKFFLSITFGWMSEWLYWTCLFLPSFLYMRSGKWKNKVI; from the coding sequence ATGAGCACCTTATCTAAAAATACGGCATTCCAGGTACAACTCACCACCCGGCAGATCATTAAAATGGCAGCACCGATCAGCTTCTCCATTTTAATACCCCAGGTTAATTTTGTTACCAATAATATTTTTTTAGGGCATTACAGCAAAGGGGCGCTGGCCATTGCCGGACTTACCGGCGTGTACTACCTTGTTTTTTCTGCCATTGGTTATGGGCTGAACAATGGCCTGCAGGCGCTGATTGCCCGCAGGGCCGGCGAAAACAGACCGGAAGAAATTGGCAAATTGTTCAGCCAGGCGGTGTTTATCGGGCTTTTCACGTCTTTACTGGGCATTGTGCTCACCTATACGGCCACGCCGCACCTGTTCAGTTTATTTATTGACGAACCCGCGCGCCTGCAACAGGCGGTTTCTTTTTGCAAGATCCGCATCTGGGGGCTGCCGTTTTTATATGTTTATCAAATGCGCAATGCTTTGCTGGTGGGCACCAACCAAAGTAAATACCTGGTGGGCGGCGCCCTGGCCGAAGCCATTACCAATATTCTGCTCGATTACCTGCTGATCTTTGGCCGTGGTGGCTTTACCGAAATGGGGCTGAACGGGGCCGCAGTTTCTTCCATCGTTGCCGAGTTTACCGGGTTGCTGGTGGTTTATCTGGTGATCTGGAAAAAAGGCATCAGCAACCAATTGCATTTGGTCAAAAACTTCGGGTGGGACGGGTACAATGCAAAGCTGATCTTTCTCATGGCTGCCCCGCTGATCTTTCAGCATGGCATCAGTTTGCTTAGCTGGGAGTATTTTTTCCTGCTCATTGATGCACATGGCGAAATTGCCCTGGCCGTTTCCAATACCATGCGAAACATCCTTGGCCTTGCCGGGATTGTGATCTGGGCTTTCGGCTCCACCACCAATGCCATGGTGGCCAACATCATTGGCCAGGGTAAGCAGGAACTGGTGTGGCCGCTGATTAAAAAAATGATCCGGCTAAGCCTGGGCTCCGCTTTTTTAATCTTCATTTTCCTCAATTTGTTTCCAGGCCTGTTGTTTTCAGTATATGGCCAGTCGGGCGAGTTTGTGGCCCAGGCCATACCCGTGGTGCGGGTAATGTCGGCTGCTATTTTAATGATGTCGATCGCAGTGGTATTCCTGAATGCCGTTGTTGGTTCGGGCAACACCCGCATTTCCATGCTGGCCGAAATGTTCGCCATTGTACTCTACTGCGTATACATTTATCTCACCTTAGATAAATTCTTTTTATCAATAACCTTTGGCTGGATGAGTGAGTGGTTGTACTGGACCTGTTTGTTCCTGCCTTCTTTTTTGTATATGCGAAGCGGGAAGTGGAAGAATAAAGTAATTTGA
- a CDS encoding RsmD family RNA methyltransferase: MRIIGGELGGRRINPPGNMPYTRPTTDIAKEGLFNIIENNLDITALHTLDLFGGTGSISYELKSRGAAVCTIVEKDTAMYEFIKKTATALQLEDFNVVKMDVFKFIGQCTSKFNFIFAGPPYALGAIDDLPKLIAEKQLLQPGGWFVLEHTPRNNYEKFPLFVTARNYGTTIFSIFVNKENQG; this comes from the coding sequence ATGCGTATAATAGGAGGGGAGTTAGGAGGCAGAAGAATCAATCCGCCAGGTAACATGCCGTATACCCGGCCCACCACGGATATTGCCAAGGAAGGACTTTTCAATATCATTGAGAACAATCTTGATATAACAGCCCTACATACACTCGATTTGTTTGGGGGCACCGGCAGCATCAGCTACGAGCTCAAATCACGTGGCGCTGCGGTTTGTACTATTGTGGAAAAGGATACTGCGATGTACGAGTTTATTAAAAAAACAGCTACGGCCCTTCAGTTGGAAGACTTCAACGTGGTAAAGATGGATGTGTTCAAATTCATAGGCCAGTGCACCAGCAAATTCAATTTTATTTTTGCCGGTCCGCCCTATGCCCTGGGCGCCATCGACGATCTTCCGAAACTGATAGCAGAAAAACAACTGCTGCAACCCGGCGGCTGGTTTGTGCTGGAACATACCCCGCGTAATAATTACGAAAAGTTTCCGCTCTTCGTTACTGCCCGCAATTATGGAACTACCATCTTCAGTATTTTTGTAAATAAAGAAAACCAAGGCTAA